In one window of Eubalaena glacialis isolate mEubGla1 chromosome 13, mEubGla1.1.hap2.+ XY, whole genome shotgun sequence DNA:
- the CCN5 gene encoding CCN family member 5 codes for MRGTPQTHLLAFSLLCLFSKVCAQLCPTPCTCPWPPPRCPQGVPLVLDGCNCCRVCARRLGEPCDHLHVCDPSQGLVCQLGAGPGGRGSMCLWGEDEGSCEVNGRLYRDGEIFQPHCRIRCRCEDGGFTCVPLCSEDVRLPSWDCPYPKKVEVPGKCCPEWVCDQGRGLGVQPLPAHGPQFSGLVAPPAPAVSCPEWSTAWGPCSTTCGLGVATRVSNQNRFCRLETQRRLCLLGPCPPTRGHSPWNSAF; via the exons ATGAGAGGCACACCACAGACCCACCTCCTGGCCttctccctcctctgcctcttctcCAAG GTGTGTGCCCAGCTGTGCCCAACACCGTGTACCTGTCCCTGGCCACCACCCCGATGCCCACAGGGGGTGCCCCTGGTGTTGGACGGTTGCAACTGCTGCCGGGTATGTGCACGGCGGCTGGGGGAGCCCTGCGACCATCTCCACGTCTGCGACCCCAGCCAGGGGCTGGTCTGCCAGCTCGGGGCGGGCCCTGGCGGCCGGGGGTCCATGTGCCTCT GGGGAGAGGATGAGGGCAGCTGTGAGGTGAACGGCCGCCTCTACCGGGATGGGGAGATCTTCCAGCCCCACTGCAGGATCCGCTGCCGCTGTGAGGACGGCGGCTTCACCTGTGTGCCCCTGTGCAGCGAGGACGTGCGGCTGCCCAGCTGGGACTGTCCCTACCCCAAGAAGGTGGAGGTCCCAGGAAAATGCTGCCCTGAGTGGGTGTGCGAccagggaagggggctgggggtCCAGCCCCTCCCAGCCCATG gACCCCAGTTTTCTGGTCTTGtcgctcccccagcccctgccgtCTCCTGCCCAGAATGGAGCACGGCCTGGGGCCCCTGCTCAACCACCTGTGGGCTGGGCGTGGCCACCCGGGTGTCCAACCAGAATCGCTTCTGCCGCCTGGAGACCCAGCGCCGCCTATGCCTACTTGGGCCCTGTCCACCCACCAGGGGCCACAGCCCATGGAACAGTGCCTTTTAG